A region of Solea solea chromosome 7, fSolSol10.1, whole genome shotgun sequence DNA encodes the following proteins:
- the ttc12 gene encoding tetratricopeptide repeat protein 12 isoform X3 translates to MEKRDEFESFLKNVDEISGLVKDLNSSDVEIRQKAMEEADCYIAALDKPSRTQVNKTTINTRPPPQPSPSPQSECPASFMKMIENDAEDRKLRRVAKEKKALALKGKGNEAYAQEDYETAVKYYSDGMAELRDMLQLYTNRAQAYIKLRKYKEAIGDCERALKCNERCTKAYLHMGKAHLELREYNESRHCFEKIVEIEPGREKMMKEYLTRVDLEEKRETQEMNAKQEFDKGEGKGTAVPQLLEKLSRPGQIPLFYCGGLQILLETVIDCTGQTLFRLNNGFTIISSNDTVRSCLLKKTKDINSQQLCVSVLKLWRNICHGNGENQKMLLRCPVARQAVVHLVASEQVAVRKECLALLGVYSQMPHGRCLAFESLNVRRFRLQLRDVLTDSITEPFTSMLRNINKSNHHVLPSLISAIGCLAQDDIIRHKLAHDSNYWETLLFAIRQCSAYESKDILYPMLGLIINLSTVTSPVIQEHAVSLCDCCQGLLRDSDGGVKSRATGVLSTVLPQSSEAVQHVIQGDVVRTMCQLLKGPGQTATKYAIKTLTVCTAASHLAREELVKSDKKLSTLSHLLRSSSDELVSGNAALCLAHCLELEGIASRLLNTDIVLLLLRLCAGDATKTAVQKNAAIALGKLCQSEPRHLNKLRELHGFEVLHSCMKLIT, encoded by the exons ATGGAGAAACGTGACGAGTTCGAGAGTTTTTTGAAGAATGTTGACGAAATAA GTGGACTGGTGAAGGATTTGAACTCCTCTGATGTTGAAATCAGGCAAAAAGCAATGGAGGAAGCTGATTGCTACATTGCTGCCTTGGATAAACCCAGCAGAACACAAGTTAACAAGACTACAATCAACACACGGCCACCACCCCAGCCTTCTCCT AGTCCACAGAGTGAATGTCCAG cgAGTTTCATGAAAATGATAGAGAATGATGCTGAAGACAGGAAACTACGGCGGGTagctaaagaaaaaaaggcactCG CTCTCAAAGGCAAGGGGAATGAAGCTTACGCCCAAGAGGACTACGAAACGGCGGTGAAGTATTACAGCGACGGCATGGCTGAATTGCGGGACATGCTGCAACTGTACACCAACAGAGCACAG GCCTACATCAAGCTAAGGAAGTACAAGGAGGCCATCGGTGACTGTGAGCGGGCCCTGAAG TGCAATGAGAGGTGCACAAAGGCTTACTTGCACATGGGCAAAGCACATCTGGAACTGAGGGAATATAATGAG TCAAGACATTGCTTTGAAAAGATAGTGGAAATTGAACCTGgaagagagaaaatgatgaaag AATACCTGACCCGGGTAGAtttggaggagaagagagagactcAGGAGATGAATGCAAAGCAAGAGTTTGACAAGGGAGAGGGGAAGGGCACAGCAGTGCCTCAACTGCTCGAGAAGCTGTCAAGGCCTGGTCAGATCCCTCTGTTTTACTGTGGAGGATTACAGATTCTGCTGGAAACAGTTATTGACT GTACAGGGCAGACCCTCTTCAGACTGAACAATGGCTTTACTATCATCAGCAGCAATGACACAGTGAGGAG TTGCCtgttgaagaaaacaaaggacaTAAACAGCCAACAGTTATGTGTCTCTGTTCTGAAATTATGGAGGAATATCTGTCATGGAAATG GTGAAAACCAGAAGATGTTACTGAGGTGCCCAGTTGCCAGACAGGCCGTTGTTCATTTGGTTGCATCAGAGCAAGTTGCAGTACGGAAAGAATGTTTAGCATTACTCGGCGTATACTCACAGATGCCACACGGGAGATGTTTGGCCTTTGAAAGTCTAAATGTGCGCAG ATTTCGCCTTCAGTTAAGGGATGTGTTGACCGACTCCATCACTGAGCCTTTTACATCCATGCTG AGAAATATCAACAAGTCCAATCATCACGTTCTCCCATCACTGATTTCGGCCATTGGCTGTTTGGCTCAAGACGACATCATCCGTCACAAACTTGCTCACGATTCCAATTATTGGGAGACTCTTCTGTTTGCCATT AGACAGTGCAGTGCATATGAATCCAAAGACATTCTCTACCCCATGCTTGGATTAATCATCAACCTTTCAACTGTGACTTCCCCAGTCATCCAG GAGCATGCTGTTTCACTCTGCGACTGCTGTCAAGGCCTGTTGAGAGACAGTGACGGAGGAGTCAAAAGT AGAGCCACAGGTGTTTTGAGCACTGTCCTCCCTCAGTCCTCTGAAGCTGTTCAGCATGTTATTCAGGGGGATGTGGTTCGGACCATGTGCCAGCTGCTGAAG GGACCAGGGCAGACTGCAACTAAATATGCCATTAAGACTCTGACAGTGTGCACCGCTGCCAGTCATTTGGCTCGGGAGGAGCTGGTGAAGTCTGATAAAA AACTCTCTACTTTGAGTCATTTGCTGCGTTCGAGTTCTGACGAACTGGTGTCAGGAAATGCCGCACTCTGCTTGGCCCACTGCCTTGAATTGGAGGGAATTGCCAGCAGACTGCTTAACACAGatattgtgctgctgctgctacgcCTCTGTGCAGGGGATGCAACGAAGACAGCTGTGCAAAAAAACGCTGCGATTGCTCTGGGGAAGCTGTGTCAATCTGAGCCCAG ACACTTGAACAAACTTCGAGAACTACACGGCTTTGAGGTTTTGCACTCGTGTATGAAGCTCATCACATGA
- the ttc12 gene encoding tetratricopeptide repeat protein 12 isoform X2 yields MEKRDEFESFLKNVDEISGLVKDLNSSDVEIRQKAMEEADCYIAALDKPSRTQVNKTTINTRPPPQPSPSPQSECPALKGKGNEAYAQEDYETAVKYYSDGMAELRDMLQLYTNRAQAYIKLRKYKEAIGDCERALKCNERCTKAYLHMGKAHLELREYNESRHCFEKIVEIEPGREKMMKEYLTRVDLEEKRETQEMNAKQEFDKGEGKGTAVPQLLEKLSRPGQIPLFYCGGLQILLETVIDCTGQTLFRLNNGFTIISSNDTVRSCLLKKTKDINSQQLCVSVLKLWRNICHGNGENQKMLLRCPVARQAVVHLVASEQVAVRKECLALLGVYSQMPHGRCLAFESLNVRRLARNLMVCISRPKQREENTAVNILESFAAENKFRLQLRDVLTDSITEPFTSMLRNINKSNHHVLPSLISAIGCLAQDDIIRHKLAHDSNYWETLLFAIRQCSAYESKDILYPMLGLIINLSTVTSPVIQEHAVSLCDCCQGLLRDSDGGVKSRATGVLSTVLPQSSEAVQHVIQGDVVRTMCQLLKGPGQTATKYAIKTLTVCTAASHLAREELVKSDKKLSTLSHLLRSSSDELVSGNAALCLAHCLELEGIASRLLNTDIVLLLLRLCAGDATKTAVQKNAAIALGKLCQSEPRHLNKLRELHGFEVLHSCMKLIT; encoded by the exons ATGGAGAAACGTGACGAGTTCGAGAGTTTTTTGAAGAATGTTGACGAAATAA GTGGACTGGTGAAGGATTTGAACTCCTCTGATGTTGAAATCAGGCAAAAAGCAATGGAGGAAGCTGATTGCTACATTGCTGCCTTGGATAAACCCAGCAGAACACAAGTTAACAAGACTACAATCAACACACGGCCACCACCCCAGCCTTCTCCT AGTCCACAGAGTGAATGTCCAG CTCTCAAAGGCAAGGGGAATGAAGCTTACGCCCAAGAGGACTACGAAACGGCGGTGAAGTATTACAGCGACGGCATGGCTGAATTGCGGGACATGCTGCAACTGTACACCAACAGAGCACAG GCCTACATCAAGCTAAGGAAGTACAAGGAGGCCATCGGTGACTGTGAGCGGGCCCTGAAG TGCAATGAGAGGTGCACAAAGGCTTACTTGCACATGGGCAAAGCACATCTGGAACTGAGGGAATATAATGAG TCAAGACATTGCTTTGAAAAGATAGTGGAAATTGAACCTGgaagagagaaaatgatgaaag AATACCTGACCCGGGTAGAtttggaggagaagagagagactcAGGAGATGAATGCAAAGCAAGAGTTTGACAAGGGAGAGGGGAAGGGCACAGCAGTGCCTCAACTGCTCGAGAAGCTGTCAAGGCCTGGTCAGATCCCTCTGTTTTACTGTGGAGGATTACAGATTCTGCTGGAAACAGTTATTGACT GTACAGGGCAGACCCTCTTCAGACTGAACAATGGCTTTACTATCATCAGCAGCAATGACACAGTGAGGAG TTGCCtgttgaagaaaacaaaggacaTAAACAGCCAACAGTTATGTGTCTCTGTTCTGAAATTATGGAGGAATATCTGTCATGGAAATG GTGAAAACCAGAAGATGTTACTGAGGTGCCCAGTTGCCAGACAGGCCGTTGTTCATTTGGTTGCATCAGAGCAAGTTGCAGTACGGAAAGAATGTTTAGCATTACTCGGCGTATACTCACAGATGCCACACGGGAGATGTTTGGCCTTTGAAAGTCTAAATGTGCGCAG GTTAGCGAGGAACCTCATGGTGTGCATCTCAAGGCCAAAGCAACGGGAAGAGAACACAGCAGTCAACATTCTGGAGAGCTTTGCAGCAGAAAACAA ATTTCGCCTTCAGTTAAGGGATGTGTTGACCGACTCCATCACTGAGCCTTTTACATCCATGCTG AGAAATATCAACAAGTCCAATCATCACGTTCTCCCATCACTGATTTCGGCCATTGGCTGTTTGGCTCAAGACGACATCATCCGTCACAAACTTGCTCACGATTCCAATTATTGGGAGACTCTTCTGTTTGCCATT AGACAGTGCAGTGCATATGAATCCAAAGACATTCTCTACCCCATGCTTGGATTAATCATCAACCTTTCAACTGTGACTTCCCCAGTCATCCAG GAGCATGCTGTTTCACTCTGCGACTGCTGTCAAGGCCTGTTGAGAGACAGTGACGGAGGAGTCAAAAGT AGAGCCACAGGTGTTTTGAGCACTGTCCTCCCTCAGTCCTCTGAAGCTGTTCAGCATGTTATTCAGGGGGATGTGGTTCGGACCATGTGCCAGCTGCTGAAG GGACCAGGGCAGACTGCAACTAAATATGCCATTAAGACTCTGACAGTGTGCACCGCTGCCAGTCATTTGGCTCGGGAGGAGCTGGTGAAGTCTGATAAAA AACTCTCTACTTTGAGTCATTTGCTGCGTTCGAGTTCTGACGAACTGGTGTCAGGAAATGCCGCACTCTGCTTGGCCCACTGCCTTGAATTGGAGGGAATTGCCAGCAGACTGCTTAACACAGatattgtgctgctgctgctacgcCTCTGTGCAGGGGATGCAACGAAGACAGCTGTGCAAAAAAACGCTGCGATTGCTCTGGGGAAGCTGTGTCAATCTGAGCCCAG ACACTTGAACAAACTTCGAGAACTACACGGCTTTGAGGTTTTGCACTCGTGTATGAAGCTCATCACATGA
- the ttc12 gene encoding tetratricopeptide repeat protein 12 isoform X1, with amino-acid sequence MEKRDEFESFLKNVDEISGLVKDLNSSDVEIRQKAMEEADCYIAALDKPSRTQVNKTTINTRPPPQPSPSPQSECPASFMKMIENDAEDRKLRRVAKEKKALALKGKGNEAYAQEDYETAVKYYSDGMAELRDMLQLYTNRAQAYIKLRKYKEAIGDCERALKCNERCTKAYLHMGKAHLELREYNESRHCFEKIVEIEPGREKMMKEYLTRVDLEEKRETQEMNAKQEFDKGEGKGTAVPQLLEKLSRPGQIPLFYCGGLQILLETVIDCTGQTLFRLNNGFTIISSNDTVRSCLLKKTKDINSQQLCVSVLKLWRNICHGNGENQKMLLRCPVARQAVVHLVASEQVAVRKECLALLGVYSQMPHGRCLAFESLNVRRLARNLMVCISRPKQREENTAVNILESFAAENKFRLQLRDVLTDSITEPFTSMLRNINKSNHHVLPSLISAIGCLAQDDIIRHKLAHDSNYWETLLFAIRQCSAYESKDILYPMLGLIINLSTVTSPVIQEHAVSLCDCCQGLLRDSDGGVKSRATGVLSTVLPQSSEAVQHVIQGDVVRTMCQLLKGPGQTATKYAIKTLTVCTAASHLAREELVKSDKKLSTLSHLLRSSSDELVSGNAALCLAHCLELEGIASRLLNTDIVLLLLRLCAGDATKTAVQKNAAIALGKLCQSEPRHLNKLRELHGFEVLHSCMKLIT; translated from the exons ATGGAGAAACGTGACGAGTTCGAGAGTTTTTTGAAGAATGTTGACGAAATAA GTGGACTGGTGAAGGATTTGAACTCCTCTGATGTTGAAATCAGGCAAAAAGCAATGGAGGAAGCTGATTGCTACATTGCTGCCTTGGATAAACCCAGCAGAACACAAGTTAACAAGACTACAATCAACACACGGCCACCACCCCAGCCTTCTCCT AGTCCACAGAGTGAATGTCCAG cgAGTTTCATGAAAATGATAGAGAATGATGCTGAAGACAGGAAACTACGGCGGGTagctaaagaaaaaaaggcactCG CTCTCAAAGGCAAGGGGAATGAAGCTTACGCCCAAGAGGACTACGAAACGGCGGTGAAGTATTACAGCGACGGCATGGCTGAATTGCGGGACATGCTGCAACTGTACACCAACAGAGCACAG GCCTACATCAAGCTAAGGAAGTACAAGGAGGCCATCGGTGACTGTGAGCGGGCCCTGAAG TGCAATGAGAGGTGCACAAAGGCTTACTTGCACATGGGCAAAGCACATCTGGAACTGAGGGAATATAATGAG TCAAGACATTGCTTTGAAAAGATAGTGGAAATTGAACCTGgaagagagaaaatgatgaaag AATACCTGACCCGGGTAGAtttggaggagaagagagagactcAGGAGATGAATGCAAAGCAAGAGTTTGACAAGGGAGAGGGGAAGGGCACAGCAGTGCCTCAACTGCTCGAGAAGCTGTCAAGGCCTGGTCAGATCCCTCTGTTTTACTGTGGAGGATTACAGATTCTGCTGGAAACAGTTATTGACT GTACAGGGCAGACCCTCTTCAGACTGAACAATGGCTTTACTATCATCAGCAGCAATGACACAGTGAGGAG TTGCCtgttgaagaaaacaaaggacaTAAACAGCCAACAGTTATGTGTCTCTGTTCTGAAATTATGGAGGAATATCTGTCATGGAAATG GTGAAAACCAGAAGATGTTACTGAGGTGCCCAGTTGCCAGACAGGCCGTTGTTCATTTGGTTGCATCAGAGCAAGTTGCAGTACGGAAAGAATGTTTAGCATTACTCGGCGTATACTCACAGATGCCACACGGGAGATGTTTGGCCTTTGAAAGTCTAAATGTGCGCAG GTTAGCGAGGAACCTCATGGTGTGCATCTCAAGGCCAAAGCAACGGGAAGAGAACACAGCAGTCAACATTCTGGAGAGCTTTGCAGCAGAAAACAA ATTTCGCCTTCAGTTAAGGGATGTGTTGACCGACTCCATCACTGAGCCTTTTACATCCATGCTG AGAAATATCAACAAGTCCAATCATCACGTTCTCCCATCACTGATTTCGGCCATTGGCTGTTTGGCTCAAGACGACATCATCCGTCACAAACTTGCTCACGATTCCAATTATTGGGAGACTCTTCTGTTTGCCATT AGACAGTGCAGTGCATATGAATCCAAAGACATTCTCTACCCCATGCTTGGATTAATCATCAACCTTTCAACTGTGACTTCCCCAGTCATCCAG GAGCATGCTGTTTCACTCTGCGACTGCTGTCAAGGCCTGTTGAGAGACAGTGACGGAGGAGTCAAAAGT AGAGCCACAGGTGTTTTGAGCACTGTCCTCCCTCAGTCCTCTGAAGCTGTTCAGCATGTTATTCAGGGGGATGTGGTTCGGACCATGTGCCAGCTGCTGAAG GGACCAGGGCAGACTGCAACTAAATATGCCATTAAGACTCTGACAGTGTGCACCGCTGCCAGTCATTTGGCTCGGGAGGAGCTGGTGAAGTCTGATAAAA AACTCTCTACTTTGAGTCATTTGCTGCGTTCGAGTTCTGACGAACTGGTGTCAGGAAATGCCGCACTCTGCTTGGCCCACTGCCTTGAATTGGAGGGAATTGCCAGCAGACTGCTTAACACAGatattgtgctgctgctgctacgcCTCTGTGCAGGGGATGCAACGAAGACAGCTGTGCAAAAAAACGCTGCGATTGCTCTGGGGAAGCTGTGTCAATCTGAGCCCAG ACACTTGAACAAACTTCGAGAACTACACGGCTTTGAGGTTTTGCACTCGTGTATGAAGCTCATCACATGA